CGGCGAGACGATGGGTCCGCCGGCAGATAAGGAGTAGGCCGTCGATCCCGTCGGCGACGAGACGATCAAACCGTCAGCGGAGTACGTCCAAACGACCTCGTCGCCGACAGCCGCCTCCACCCGGATCATGCGCGGGTGGTCGCCCTTGGTCACGACGACATCATTGAGGGCGAAATAAGGCGGCTGCTCCACGCCGTCCTGGACGAGCCGCGCCTCCAGCATCATCCGCTCTTCGATGCGGTAGTCGCCGGAGATGATCCGTTCCAAAGCGGGAAAAAGGTCTGACACCTCCACCTCGGTCAGAAAGCCGAGGCGACCCAGGTTGACGCCGACGACAGGGATGCCGTAGGGCGCTGCGAGCCGGGCCGTATTCAACAGCGTCCCGTCTCCCCCGAGAACAACGATCAGATCGAGTTGGCGCAGGCGGTCTCGCAGTTCCGGCGACGGCGAATGGACCAACTCGGCCACGCGCGTAAGCGGGATCCCCATGGGCACTTCCCGCTGTGACAGCCACTCGGCCATCTGACCGGCCACCTCGAGGGCTTGCGGTTTGTCGTCATTGAGAACGACGCCTACCGTTGGCACGAGACCCCTCCTCACTCCTGTGAAAACAATCCTGACAGCGCGTAATCCTATCGTCCACAAAGCGGCGCGCGCCGGCAGAAACTTCTTTTTGCAAATGGCAATTCAGGAAACTTCCAGCAAAAAAGGCCTTCCATGTA
The Heliomicrobium undosum DNA segment above includes these coding regions:
- a CDS encoding NAD(+)/NADH kinase, with the protein product MPTVGVVLNDDKPQALEVAGQMAEWLSQREVPMGIPLTRVAELVHSPSPELRDRLRQLDLIVVLGGDGTLLNTARLAAPYGIPVVGVNLGRLGFLTEVEVSDLFPALERIISGDYRIEERMMLEARLVQDGVEQPPYFALNDVVVTKGDHPRMIRVEAAVGDEVVWTYSADGLIVSSPTGSTAYSLSAGGPIVSPELHALLITPISPHALDARPLVIPQDQAVRLTVISSHSHAVVTVDGQPGQPMVCGDSVLVQKASVACRLIRLGERTFFRILREKMQQGR